A genomic region of Salinibacterium sp. NK8237 contains the following coding sequences:
- a CDS encoding GH1 family beta-glucosidase produces the protein MNTLTTTWPEGFLWGSATAAAQIEGAAHEGGKEDSIWDYYARQPLAVANGDTPEIAVDHYYRMNDDVQLMKKLGLDSYRFSTSWARVVPGDREPNAEGLDFYSRLVDSLLEAGILPWLTLYHWDLPQALQEKGGWANRETAYRFADYAEAVYTALGDRVSHWTTFNEPLCSSLIGYIAGEHAPGLTDPNQGLAALHHQHLAHGLAAERLRKLAAEKGREIELGITLNLTNAVPNDPNDPVDLDAARRIDGIWNRMFLEPLVLGAYPADVLDDMRGYNFEQYVREGDLEIISAPIDFLGVNHYHDDNVSGHPAPADAAPGLRPTTKPGRSMFVGSEFVTMPPRDLPRTAMDWEVNPSGLHHLLVRLGKEYPTLPPLYVTENGASYDDTRVGDTIDDPKRALYIAEHIQAVADAIADGADVRGYFVWSLLDNFEWAWGYNKRFGIVYVDYDTQERIPKRSATEYAAHIAATKKAS, from the coding sequence ATGAACACTCTCACCACTACCTGGCCGGAAGGCTTCCTCTGGGGCTCCGCCACCGCGGCTGCCCAAATCGAGGGAGCAGCTCACGAAGGCGGCAAAGAGGATTCCATTTGGGATTACTATGCCCGCCAGCCCCTCGCCGTCGCCAACGGAGACACCCCCGAAATTGCGGTCGACCACTACTACCGCATGAACGATGACGTGCAGTTGATGAAGAAGCTGGGGCTCGATTCCTACCGCTTCTCCACCAGCTGGGCCCGTGTTGTTCCCGGCGACCGCGAGCCCAACGCCGAGGGCCTCGACTTCTACAGTCGTCTTGTTGACTCGCTGCTGGAGGCCGGCATCCTTCCGTGGCTCACGCTCTACCACTGGGACCTGCCGCAGGCGCTTCAGGAGAAGGGTGGATGGGCCAACCGCGAAACCGCGTACCGTTTCGCTGACTATGCCGAAGCTGTCTACACCGCGCTTGGCGATCGCGTCAGCCACTGGACAACCTTCAACGAGCCGCTCTGCTCTTCGCTGATTGGCTACATTGCGGGGGAGCACGCTCCCGGGCTCACTGACCCGAATCAGGGTCTCGCTGCGTTGCACCACCAGCACCTCGCGCACGGTTTGGCTGCCGAGCGCCTGCGCAAGCTGGCCGCCGAGAAGGGCCGCGAAATTGAGCTCGGCATCACGTTGAACCTCACGAACGCCGTGCCCAACGACCCGAACGATCCTGTTGATCTCGACGCTGCGCGCCGTATCGATGGCATTTGGAACCGCATGTTTCTCGAGCCGCTCGTGCTGGGGGCCTACCCGGCTGACGTGCTTGACGACATGCGCGGCTACAACTTCGAGCAGTATGTGCGGGAGGGCGACCTTGAGATCATCTCCGCCCCCATCGATTTCTTGGGAGTGAATCACTACCACGACGACAACGTGAGTGGGCATCCCGCTCCCGCTGATGCAGCACCCGGACTTCGGCCCACCACAAAGCCCGGGCGTTCCATGTTTGTCGGCAGCGAGTTCGTGACGATGCCCCCTCGCGACCTTCCGCGCACGGCCATGGACTGGGAGGTCAACCCGAGCGGGCTGCACCACCTTCTGGTGCGCCTCGGCAAGGAATATCCCACTCTGCCGCCGCTGTATGTCACCGAGAACGGTGCCTCCTACGACGACACCCGCGTTGGCGACACCATCGATGACCCGAAGCGTGCCCTCTACATCGCCGAGCACATTCAGGCGGTCGCGGATGCCATTGCTGACGGTGCTGATGTGCGTGGCTACTTCGTGTGGTCGCTCCTCGACAACTTCGAATGGGCGTGGGGCTACAACAAGCGTTTCGGTATTGTCTATGTCGATTACGACACTCAGGAGCGCATCCCGAAGCGCAGCGCCACGGAATATGCAGCCCACATCGCTGCCACGAAGAAGGCTTCCTGA
- a CDS encoding LacI family DNA-binding transcriptional regulator produces MPTLEMVAAQAGVSRATVSRVVNGSPKVSPDVTAVVQAAIDELNYVPNRAARSLVSRKTQAIAMVVPESAAKVFDDPFFAAVVQGVALYLEDTDYTLNMIIESGAASHKTRRYLLGGNVDGALVVSHHTGDHSYSELSRTLPVVFGGRPLSDVGGDNYYVDVDNFAGACTAVEHLIASGRTKLATIAGPQDMPPGVDRLSAFHATLGKHGLTSDLVEVGDFSPPSGAEAMRRLLARGEPIDGIFAANDQMAIGAYSAIREAGLSVPDDIAVVGFDDDNYGSTATPPLTTVRQPSVEMGRRMAEMIVGLIENRPVDTVTTLDTELVIRDSA; encoded by the coding sequence ATGCCGACACTCGAAATGGTGGCGGCCCAGGCGGGCGTTTCGCGCGCCACCGTATCGCGCGTGGTGAACGGTTCTCCTAAGGTGAGCCCGGATGTCACCGCTGTCGTTCAGGCCGCAATCGACGAGCTCAACTACGTGCCCAATCGCGCTGCCCGTTCGCTCGTGAGTCGCAAGACGCAGGCCATCGCGATGGTGGTTCCGGAATCGGCAGCCAAGGTCTTCGATGACCCCTTCTTCGCGGCGGTCGTGCAGGGCGTTGCGCTCTATCTCGAAGACACCGATTACACGCTCAACATGATCATCGAGTCAGGGGCCGCATCACACAAGACGCGGCGCTACTTGCTCGGCGGCAACGTCGATGGTGCTCTCGTGGTGTCGCACCACACGGGCGACCACTCCTACTCTGAGCTCAGCCGCACCCTGCCTGTCGTGTTCGGTGGGCGCCCGCTCAGCGACGTTGGCGGCGATAACTACTACGTGGATGTCGACAACTTCGCTGGGGCCTGCACTGCCGTTGAGCATTTGATCGCTTCCGGCCGCACCAAGCTGGCTACGATCGCCGGCCCGCAAGATATGCCCCCGGGCGTAGACCGCCTTTCTGCCTTCCACGCCACTCTCGGCAAGCACGGACTCACGAGCGATCTGGTGGAAGTCGGCGACTTCTCTCCGCCCTCCGGAGCAGAAGCAATGCGTCGACTGCTTGCCCGCGGCGAGCCGATCGACGGAATCTTCGCCGCCAACGACCAAATGGCTATCGGCGCCTATTCGGCCATCCGCGAAGCCGGGCTCTCTGTGCCCGACGATATCGCCGTGGTCGGTTTCGACGACGACAACTACGGGAGCACCGCGACTCCACCACTGACGACAGTGCGTCAACCCTCCGTCGAGATGGGCCGCCGCATGGCCGAAATGATTGTCGGCCTGATTGAAAATCGACCAGTCGACACCGTGACGACCCTCGATACTGAGCTCGTCATCCGCGATTCTGCGTAG
- a CDS encoding LysR family transcriptional regulator gives MLDVRRLRLLRELKLRGTIAAVANALSYTPSAVSQQLALLEEEARVPLLVKAGRRVQLTPEAELLVEHTVALLERLELMEAEIHSSLTEVRGKVRLAVFQSAALGIIPQALSIIANEHPQLRIEMTQREPESALFETWTREFDLVIAEQYPGHAAPRHPDLDMLPLYADELSLAVPHESGIMSLADTTQSAWVMEPRGTASRHWAEQQCRRAGIEPDVRFETADLQAHIRLVESGHATAILPGLVWGTRTPTVALRPMPGLPRRTVFTSVRDSSVSRPSIVACREVLERVVLALAPE, from the coding sequence ATGCTCGACGTACGACGGCTGCGACTTTTGCGAGAACTCAAGCTTCGCGGCACCATCGCCGCAGTGGCCAATGCCCTCAGTTACACGCCGTCTGCGGTCTCCCAACAGCTCGCTCTTCTCGAAGAAGAAGCGCGGGTTCCGCTGCTCGTTAAAGCGGGTCGCCGCGTGCAGCTCACCCCCGAAGCCGAGCTCCTCGTTGAGCACACCGTCGCCCTCCTCGAACGCCTCGAACTCATGGAAGCGGAGATCCACTCCTCCCTCACCGAAGTGCGGGGAAAGGTGCGTCTCGCTGTCTTCCAATCGGCAGCGCTCGGCATCATTCCGCAAGCGCTCAGCATCATCGCCAACGAACATCCCCAACTGCGCATCGAGATGACCCAGCGCGAACCCGAAAGCGCCCTCTTCGAAACCTGGACGCGCGAATTCGACCTCGTGATCGCCGAACAGTATCCCGGTCATGCCGCACCCCGGCATCCCGACCTCGACATGCTCCCCCTCTATGCCGACGAACTCTCGCTCGCCGTTCCCCACGAAAGCGGAATCATGAGCCTCGCCGACACCACCCAGAGCGCGTGGGTAATGGAACCCCGAGGCACCGCATCACGTCACTGGGCAGAACAGCAGTGCCGGCGCGCAGGGATCGAGCCCGACGTACGCTTCGAAACCGCCGACCTTCAGGCCCACATCCGGCTCGTTGAATCAGGTCACGCGACCGCAATCTTGCCCGGCCTGGTCTGGGGAACACGCACGCCGACCGTCGCGTTGCGGCCAATGCCCGGCCTGCCCCGACGCACTGTCTTTACGTCGGTGCGCGACTCGAGCGTCAGCCGGCCATCGATTGTGGCGTGCCGAGAAGTGCTTGAGCGGGTCGTGCTCGCGCTCGCGCCGGAGTAG
- a CDS encoding bifunctional proline dehydrogenase/L-glutamate gamma-semialdehyde dehydrogenase, translating into MSTHTDNLDASHQQIADQTVATVRRWLAESEEFPTDASATRLAGVLKDPNGLEFTLGFIDTVVRPEDLRVAGRNLERLTHIIPAFLPWYLRFAILVGGGFAPLLPWIIVPIARRVLRGMVGHLIIDATPAKLDKALVHLRREGVNLNLNLLGEAVLGDDEADNRLAGTRALLNRDDVDYVSIKVSSVVSQLSMWAFDETVDRVVDRLTPLYLVALRSPQKKFINLDMEEFKDLDLTIAVFEKLLDQPELLELEAGIVLQAYLPDALDAIKELTAWSMARRARGGANIKVRVVKGANLAMEHVDAVTHHWPMATWGTKQDTDTHYKRVLDWAFTPEHVDAVRIGVAGHNLFDIAFAWHLAQERGVTEGIEFEMLLGMATGQAEAVRKDVGSLLLYTPVVQPSEFDSAISYLVRRLEENASTENFMSGLFELSSNEHIFVREQDRFLASLANLDLPAQTSNRVQDRTQPAALIGARPFNNVADTDPAIGENRTWGRAILARSGNSLLGVDTVKAGAVTTPEQMEGILDSVTAAGANWGGMPAAERAAILHRAGDAIEASRARLIEVMATEAGKTIAEGDVEVSEAIDFAHYYAERSLDLEAIDDATFVPSKLIIVTPPWNFPVAIPAGSVLSALASGSGVIIKPAKLSQRSAAVMVEALWEAGVPREVLAFVDLKDRELGRIMIADPAVDRVILTGAWETAALFRSWRNDLPILAETSGKNAIIVTPSADLDLAVADVTKSAFGHAGQKCSAASLVILVGSVGRSERFERQLVDSVRTLRVGLPQDPLTMMGPIVEPAQGKLLNALTTLAPGESWLVKPRQLDDEGKQWTPGVRTGVAPGSEFHMTEYFGPVLGVMRAKNLTEAIEMQNAVDYGLTAGIHSLDPTEVARWLDEVQAGNAYVNRGITGAIVRRQPFGGWKRSAVGCHAKAGGPNYLMTLGQWKAVEQPAARDIQVRGLSDQVSSVIKKAQSGMEFDEFDRVRRAAESDQRAWETEFGISRDVSDLGVERNVFRYRPVPVTIRLSEGEPMGHLVRMIAGAARVGATIHISSATPLPSLLTESFESGNVGVSVAEVFVESDARWNERAAKGELNTNRVRLIGGSSVDLAEAVGGNPDVAVWSGEVTTSGRVELLIFVQEQSLSITAHRFGNPDPAMAALEV; encoded by the coding sequence ATGTCAACTCATACCGACAACCTCGATGCTTCACACCAGCAGATTGCCGACCAAACGGTAGCCACCGTTCGTCGCTGGCTGGCTGAGAGTGAAGAGTTTCCCACCGATGCGAGTGCCACGCGCCTCGCCGGTGTACTGAAAGATCCGAACGGTCTCGAGTTCACTCTCGGGTTCATCGACACCGTCGTTCGGCCCGAAGATTTGCGGGTCGCCGGCCGCAACCTCGAGCGCCTCACCCACATCATCCCGGCGTTCCTGCCGTGGTACCTCCGCTTCGCCATCCTCGTCGGCGGCGGCTTCGCGCCTCTGCTGCCGTGGATCATCGTTCCTATTGCTCGGCGGGTACTTCGCGGCATGGTCGGCCATCTCATCATCGACGCAACCCCGGCCAAGCTCGACAAGGCTCTCGTGCACTTGCGTCGTGAGGGCGTCAACCTGAACCTCAACCTGCTCGGTGAAGCAGTGCTCGGTGATGACGAGGCAGACAACCGCCTCGCCGGCACCCGTGCGCTCCTGAACCGGGATGACGTTGACTACGTCTCCATCAAGGTGTCGTCGGTTGTTTCCCAACTTTCCATGTGGGCCTTCGACGAGACCGTCGACCGTGTTGTCGACCGCCTCACTCCGCTCTACTTGGTTGCCCTGCGCTCGCCGCAGAAGAAGTTCATCAACCTCGACATGGAAGAGTTCAAAGACCTCGACCTCACGATCGCGGTTTTCGAGAAGCTTCTCGACCAGCCAGAGTTGCTCGAACTCGAAGCTGGCATCGTGCTTCAGGCCTACCTGCCCGATGCCCTCGACGCAATCAAGGAACTCACCGCGTGGTCGATGGCTCGTCGCGCTCGCGGCGGTGCCAACATCAAGGTGCGCGTTGTTAAGGGTGCCAACCTCGCCATGGAGCACGTTGACGCGGTAACCCACCATTGGCCAATGGCTACGTGGGGAACCAAGCAAGACACCGACACTCACTACAAGCGTGTGCTCGACTGGGCATTCACCCCAGAGCACGTCGACGCTGTGCGCATCGGTGTTGCCGGCCACAATCTCTTCGACATCGCATTCGCGTGGCACCTCGCTCAAGAGCGCGGCGTCACCGAGGGAATCGAATTTGAAATGCTCCTCGGAATGGCTACCGGCCAGGCCGAAGCGGTCAGAAAGGATGTCGGCAGCCTGCTGCTGTACACGCCCGTCGTTCAGCCGAGCGAGTTTGACTCCGCTATCAGCTACCTCGTGCGTCGCCTCGAAGAGAACGCCAGTACCGAGAACTTCATGTCGGGCCTCTTCGAGCTCTCCAGCAACGAACACATCTTCGTGCGCGAGCAAGACCGCTTCTTGGCGTCGCTCGCCAACCTCGACCTGCCGGCGCAGACATCCAACCGTGTTCAAGATCGCACCCAGCCTGCAGCACTCATCGGTGCTCGCCCATTCAACAACGTCGCAGACACTGACCCCGCCATCGGTGAAAACCGCACCTGGGGCCGTGCGATCTTGGCACGCAGCGGTAACTCTTTGCTCGGCGTAGACACCGTCAAGGCTGGCGCTGTCACGACCCCTGAGCAGATGGAGGGCATCCTCGATTCCGTCACGGCCGCCGGAGCGAACTGGGGTGGCATGCCCGCCGCAGAACGCGCCGCGATCTTGCACCGCGCCGGCGACGCGATCGAAGCCTCACGTGCCCGCCTCATCGAGGTTATGGCTACCGAAGCCGGTAAGACGATCGCCGAAGGTGACGTAGAGGTCAGCGAAGCGATCGACTTCGCGCACTACTACGCCGAGCGCTCTCTCGACCTTGAAGCGATCGACGACGCTACGTTCGTGCCGTCAAAGCTCATCATTGTTACTCCGCCGTGGAACTTCCCGGTTGCCATTCCCGCGGGCAGCGTGCTTTCGGCACTCGCCTCGGGCAGTGGCGTCATCATCAAGCCAGCGAAGCTTTCGCAGCGCAGCGCCGCCGTAATGGTCGAAGCGCTCTGGGAAGCGGGCGTGCCGCGTGAAGTGCTCGCGTTCGTTGACCTAAAGGATCGTGAACTCGGTCGCATCATGATTGCCGACCCCGCTGTTGACCGCGTCATCCTGACGGGGGCGTGGGAGACTGCCGCGCTGTTCCGTTCCTGGCGCAATGACCTGCCGATTCTGGCGGAGACCAGTGGCAAGAACGCGATCATCGTCACGCCAAGCGCAGACCTCGACCTCGCCGTCGCCGACGTCACCAAGAGCGCCTTTGGGCACGCAGGGCAAAAATGCTCGGCCGCATCCCTTGTGATTCTGGTCGGCTCGGTCGGGAGGAGCGAACGCTTTGAGCGTCAGCTCGTTGACTCGGTACGCACTCTGCGCGTTGGCCTCCCTCAGGACCCTCTCACCATGATGGGCCCGATTGTTGAGCCTGCTCAGGGCAAGTTGCTTAACGCCCTCACGACTCTCGCTCCCGGCGAGAGCTGGCTCGTGAAGCCACGTCAGCTTGATGACGAAGGCAAGCAGTGGACCCCCGGAGTTCGCACCGGTGTCGCGCCGGGCAGCGAATTCCACATGACCGAATACTTCGGCCCCGTTCTTGGCGTCATGCGGGCCAAGAACCTCACCGAAGCGATCGAGATGCAGAACGCCGTGGACTACGGACTGACAGCGGGCATCCACTCGCTCGATCCAACCGAGGTTGCTCGCTGGCTCGATGAAGTTCAGGCCGGAAACGCCTACGTCAACCGGGGAATCACGGGCGCCATTGTTCGCCGCCAACCCTTCGGCGGCTGGAAGCGTTCAGCCGTCGGCTGCCACGCCAAGGCTGGCGGACCCAACTACCTGATGACACTCGGGCAGTGGAAAGCCGTTGAACAGCCCGCCGCTCGCGACATTCAGGTCCGCGGTCTCAGCGACCAGGTCTCTTCGGTTATCAAGAAGGCACAGTCGGGCATGGAGTTCGACGAGTTCGACCGTGTACGTCGTGCTGCCGAAAGCGACCAGCGTGCGTGGGAGACAGAATTCGGCATCAGCCGTGACGTGTCAGATCTCGGCGTCGAGCGCAACGTCTTCCGCTATCGCCCGGTGCCCGTCACCATTCGCCTCTCCGAGGGCGAACCAATGGGTCACCTGGTGCGAATGATCGCCGGCGCCGCTCGTGTTGGCGCAACTATTCACATCAGCTCCGCTACGCCATTGCCGTCGCTGCTCACCGAATCGTTCGAGTCGGGAAATGTAGGCGTCTCAGTTGCTGAAGTTTTTGTTGAATCGGATGCTCGTTGGAACGAACGCGCAGCCAAGGGTGAGCTCAACACCAATCGGGTGCGCCTCATCGGCGGTTCCTCTGTCGATCTCGCAGAAGCCGTTGGCGGAAACCCTGACGTCGCGGTGTGGTCGGGCGAGGTCACGACATCCGGTCGCGTTGAATTGCTGATCTTCGTGCAAGAGCAGTCGCTGTCGATCACGGCACACCGCTTCGGAAACCCCGATCCGGCCATGGCTGCGCTCGAGGTCTAA
- a CDS encoding aldo/keto reductase, with amino-acid sequence MIPSIPLNDGHSIPQLGLGTWPLSDAEAAVIVPTAIELGYRHIDTAFKYGNEVGVGEGIRRSGIDRDELFVTTKLNGESQGNDRAIDGLRESLERLDLDYVDLLLIHWPLPARGEFLSTWRTFEKLKADGFVRSIGVSNFKPAHLEVLADAGTTVPAVNQIDLSPTNARLAERAYHDSRGIVTEAWSPIKSVLEQPVLQEIAAKHERSAAQIALRWHLQNGLVAIPKSANPERLADNIAIFDFELDSRDLEAIAAIDVPGSGVDSDEIGH; translated from the coding sequence ATGATCCCCTCGATTCCCCTCAATGATGGCCACAGCATCCCCCAGCTTGGTCTTGGCACGTGGCCGCTCAGCGATGCAGAAGCTGCGGTCATTGTTCCGACTGCCATCGAGCTCGGGTACCGCCACATTGATACGGCTTTCAAATACGGCAATGAAGTTGGCGTTGGCGAGGGCATCCGGCGAAGCGGAATTGACCGCGATGAACTCTTCGTCACAACGAAGCTCAACGGCGAATCTCAAGGCAATGACCGAGCGATCGATGGGCTGAGGGAGAGTCTGGAACGCCTCGACCTCGACTACGTTGACCTGTTGCTGATCCATTGGCCACTGCCCGCCCGCGGCGAATTCCTCTCGACGTGGCGCACGTTTGAGAAGCTGAAGGCCGACGGCTTTGTTCGCTCGATCGGTGTCTCCAACTTCAAGCCGGCCCACCTTGAAGTGCTGGCGGATGCTGGCACAACAGTTCCGGCAGTGAACCAGATTGACCTTTCGCCGACCAATGCTCGCCTAGCGGAGCGGGCTTATCACGACTCCCGCGGAATCGTCACGGAAGCGTGGAGCCCGATCAAGAGCGTTCTTGAGCAGCCGGTATTGCAGGAGATTGCGGCCAAGCACGAGCGCTCAGCGGCTCAGATTGCGCTGCGTTGGCACCTGCAGAACGGGCTCGTCGCCATTCCGAAGTCGGCCAACCCCGAGAGACTGGCCGACAACATTGCGATCTTCGATTTCGAGCTCGACTCCCGTGATCTGGAAGCGATCGCGGCAATCGATGTGCCGGGGTCTGGCGTTGACTCCGACGAGATCGGGCACTAG
- a CDS encoding ABC transporter ATP-binding protein: protein MIQLNNVTLTFPDGDGRVTAVDHVTLSARPGTVTGITGPSGSGKSSLLAVAATLIHPDSGQVMIDEVDAAQLSATEATALRRDAIGIVFQQANLLPSLTALEQLAVMNELGAPHSRGRRAAVRTHAAELLASVGLGDQMHKRPHQLSGGQRQRINIARALMNDPKVLLVDEPTSALDQERGASIIELILRLTDERNTSTLLVTHDLVHLPRMHAVMNMVDGQLDTVRAEALVAAN from the coding sequence ATGATTCAGCTCAACAACGTCACGCTCACCTTCCCCGACGGCGATGGCCGCGTCACTGCGGTCGACCACGTCACGCTCAGTGCCCGCCCCGGCACGGTCACCGGCATCACCGGGCCGAGCGGATCTGGCAAGTCGAGCCTGCTCGCGGTGGCCGCGACCCTCATCCACCCCGACTCCGGTCAGGTCATGATCGATGAGGTGGATGCCGCCCAGCTGTCGGCCACCGAGGCGACAGCGTTGCGTCGCGACGCAATCGGTATCGTCTTTCAGCAGGCCAATCTGTTGCCGTCGCTGACCGCGCTCGAACAACTCGCCGTCATGAACGAATTGGGTGCGCCGCACAGCCGCGGCCGTCGTGCCGCCGTGCGCACGCACGCCGCCGAATTGCTCGCCTCGGTGGGTCTTGGCGATCAGATGCACAAGCGCCCCCACCAGCTTTCGGGCGGTCAGCGTCAGCGCATCAACATCGCGCGGGCGCTCATGAACGACCCGAAGGTGCTGCTCGTTGACGAACCCACGAGTGCACTCGACCAGGAGCGCGGTGCGAGCATTATCGAGCTCATCCTGCGCCTTACAGACGAACGCAACACGTCGACGCTGCTGGTGACCCATGACCTCGTTCACTTGCCGCGGATGCACGCCGTCATGAACATGGTCGATGGCCAGCTCGACACGGTGCGCGCCGAAGCGCTCGTTGCCGCCAACTAG
- a CDS encoding FtsX-like permease family protein: protein MFVAWRDLRFARGRFVLIGTVVALITLLVGFLSGLTGGLAAQNISGVLSLPADQLVFATPSSKGADEASFSDSDVTETQATIWAAADGVESAYPIGVSQTKAESPESSTAIAIFGVVSDFDETAPSADGKVGLSEDAATGLDVTTGDTITIAGTDYTVEKISGNWWYNHTPVVQMTLEDWQGYSATTGSPDAYATAIAVTGDADWDAINTEADTLSNSVLLSLTAVSSFRSEIGSLLLMVAMLFGISALVIGAFFTVWTMQRKADIAVLKALGASTSSLVRDALGQALIVLLIGVGIGIGITAILGALLGDALPFILSPYTTLLPGFIMIALGLAGAAFALRSVTTADPLTALGSTR, encoded by the coding sequence ATGTTTGTTGCTTGGCGCGATCTGCGCTTCGCCCGCGGACGATTTGTGCTCATTGGCACTGTCGTCGCTCTCATCACTTTGCTCGTGGGGTTCCTGAGCGGCCTCACTGGGGGCCTCGCTGCCCAGAACATTTCGGGAGTGCTCTCGCTCCCCGCCGACCAGCTCGTGTTCGCGACCCCCAGCAGCAAGGGCGCCGATGAGGCGAGCTTCTCTGACTCCGACGTTACCGAGACGCAGGCGACCATCTGGGCTGCGGCTGACGGTGTCGAATCGGCCTACCCGATCGGTGTCTCGCAGACGAAGGCAGAATCGCCAGAGTCCAGCACCGCCATCGCTATCTTCGGCGTTGTCTCCGACTTCGATGAGACGGCCCCGAGCGCCGACGGCAAGGTGGGCCTGTCTGAGGATGCCGCCACCGGCCTCGACGTCACCACCGGTGACACCATCACCATCGCCGGCACCGACTACACGGTCGAGAAGATCAGCGGAAACTGGTGGTACAACCACACACCCGTCGTGCAGATGACTCTCGAAGACTGGCAGGGCTACTCGGCCACGACCGGAAGCCCCGACGCGTATGCGACCGCCATTGCGGTCACCGGTGACGCTGACTGGGATGCCATCAACACTGAAGCAGACACCCTCAGCAATTCGGTGCTGTTGTCTCTCACTGCCGTCAGCTCGTTCCGCTCAGAGATCGGTTCGCTGCTGCTCATGGTCGCGATGCTTTTCGGAATTTCTGCTCTCGTGATCGGCGCGTTCTTCACGGTGTGGACGATGCAGCGCAAGGCTGACATCGCCGTGCTCAAGGCGCTCGGAGCATCCACCTCGTCCCTCGTTCGCGACGCGCTGGGTCAAGCTCTCATCGTGCTGCTGATTGGTGTTGGCATCGGGATCGGCATCACCGCCATTCTCGGGGCCCTCCTGGGCGACGCTTTGCCGTTCATCCTGAGCCCGTACACGACCCTGCTGCCAGGGTTCATCATGATTGCCCTAGGCCTTGCCGGCGCTGCGTTCGCGCTGCGTTCTGTCACCACCGCCGACCCCCTCACCGCCCTTGGGAGCACCCGATGA
- a CDS encoding sensor histidine kinase, with the protein MSHTALTPVFVGLRTSLHILFVALTVLVVVRAFVDGNPNTVAVISLAALLLVTYGFGGYLARHAMSSGASAQSVTAYLWALVLSAEWLVLVWLSSDAAYLVFPLFFLYLHLLPRGWRTLAVLGSTLLAIAALGLHSEWTVGGVVGPLVGAGVAIVIGLGYKSLAAEAADRELLVKQLLETRDQLAQTERESGVLAERARLAREIHDTVAQGLSSIQLLLHAAERADPHAAGLEHVRLARETAAANLADTRNFIRELAPAALVEQGMGAALRRLAETQWQTPEREIRVRVADALDLPMPVQTALLRIAQGAMANVVQHSDATQATISIERNDSDVRLTIADNGRGFDPERAEAASARGFTDSFGLTATRERVEQLGGRLTVESSPGAGTTVTVELLLRPTAGETA; encoded by the coding sequence ATGAGCCACACTGCGTTGACCCCCGTTTTTGTGGGGTTGCGCACCAGTTTGCACATCCTCTTTGTCGCTTTGACTGTGCTCGTTGTCGTGCGGGCGTTCGTCGACGGCAACCCGAACACGGTGGCGGTGATTTCGCTCGCGGCGCTGCTGCTCGTCACCTACGGCTTCGGCGGTTATTTGGCGCGCCACGCGATGAGCTCGGGGGCGAGCGCGCAGTCGGTGACGGCCTACCTGTGGGCGCTGGTCTTGTCGGCCGAATGGCTCGTGCTGGTGTGGTTGAGTTCGGATGCCGCCTACCTCGTGTTCCCCCTGTTCTTTCTTTATCTGCACCTGTTGCCGCGCGGCTGGCGCACCCTCGCGGTGCTGGGGTCGACGTTGCTGGCCATCGCGGCGCTCGGTTTGCACAGTGAGTGGACCGTGGGTGGCGTTGTCGGGCCACTCGTCGGAGCGGGCGTCGCGATCGTGATTGGTCTTGGCTACAAGTCACTCGCCGCTGAGGCTGCAGACCGCGAACTGTTGGTGAAGCAACTCCTTGAGACGCGCGACCAGCTGGCGCAGACCGAGCGCGAATCCGGGGTGCTAGCGGAGCGAGCGCGACTTGCGCGCGAGATTCACGACACCGTCGCGCAGGGGCTGTCGAGCATCCAACTGCTGCTTCATGCTGCGGAACGTGCCGACCCTCATGCTGCGGGCCTTGAGCACGTGCGCCTTGCCCGCGAGACAGCGGCCGCCAATCTCGCCGACACTCGTAATTTCATTCGCGAGCTTGCCCCGGCGGCACTCGTAGAGCAGGGGATGGGCGCGGCTTTGCGTCGTCTCGCTGAAACCCAGTGGCAGACGCCCGAGCGTGAGATCCGGGTGCGGGTTGCGGATGCTCTTGACCTGCCGATGCCCGTGCAGACCGCCCTGCTGCGCATTGCTCAGGGGGCGATGGCGAACGTCGTGCAGCACTCGGACGCAACGCAGGCCACGATCTCGATCGAGCGCAATGATTCGGATGTGCGGCTCACGATCGCCGACAACGGCCGAGGGTTCGATCCCGAACGCGCGGAGGCAGCATCGGCTCGAGGGTTCACTGATTCTTTCGGACTGACGGCAACCCGCGAACGTGTCGAACAGCTGGGTGGCAGGTTGACGGTTGAATCGAGCCCCGGCGCTGGTACCACGGTGACGGTCGAGCTGCTGCTAAGACCAACGGCGGGGGAGACGGCATGA